A window of the Fulvia fulva chromosome 3, complete sequence genome harbors these coding sequences:
- a CDS encoding F-actin-capping protein subunit beta, with amino-acid sequence MATSDPFDAALDLLRRLPPSSTKQNLEGIISLQPSLEEDLLSSVDVALTAKRCKQSGRDYLCCDYNRDGNSYRSPWSNLFDPPIDEEDANEVTPQGRVRRMEEALNSAVDVYRELYYEGGVSSAYLWSLDEGFAGCVLFKKEVTGKGQGGWDSIHVLEVNEAATKRSASYKLTSTVILDLGLQSTQVDSLELAGNLTRQTQQNMPLNGLRDNEIEQSHVVNIGRMVEDMETRMRNLLQEVYFGKAKDVVGDLRSIQPLSEAERERKAHQDVIDKMGR; translated from the exons atGGCAACATCGGACCCCTTCGACGCCGCACT CGACCTCCTCCGCCGCCTACCCCCCTCATCGACCAAACAAAACCTCGAAGGCATAATCTCCCTCCAGCCCTCCCTCGAAGAAGACCTCCTCTCCTCCGTCGACGTAGCCCTCACCGCCAAACGCTGCAAACAATCCGGTCGCGACTACCTCTGCTGCGACTACAACCGCGACGGCAACTCCTACCGCTCCCCGTGGTCCAACCTCTTCGATCCACCCATAGACGAGGAAGATGCCAACGAAGTCACACCCCAGGGCCGCGTCCGACGGATGGAAGAGGCTTTGAACAGTGCTGTTGATGTGTATCGCGAGCTGTACTATGAGGGAGGCGTGAGTAGTGCGTATCTGTGGAGTTTGGATGAGGGGTTCGCAGGGTGCGTACTGTTTAAGAAGGAGGTGACGGGGAAGGGACAGGGCGGATGGGATAGTATCCATGTGCTGGAGGTGAATGAGGCGGCGACGAAGAGGAGTGCGAGTTATAAATTGACGTCAACGGTAATTCTGGATCTTGGGCTGCAGAGCACGCAGGTGGACAGCTTGGAGTTGGCAGGCAATCTGACACGGCAGACTCAACAAAACATGCCACTGAATGGACTGAGGGACAATGAGATTGAGCAGAGCCATGTTGTGAACATTGGCAGGATGGTGGAGGACATGGAGACACGAATGCGGAATCTGCTGCAGGAGGTGTACTTTGGCAAGGCGAAGGATGTGGTGGGTGATCTCAGGAGCATACAGCCGCTGAGTGAGGCCGAGAGGGAGCGAAAAGCACATCAGGATGTCATCGATAAGATGGGACGATAA
- a CDS encoding Short-chain dehydrogenase/reductase prx4: MTRQKRPSSAVRAIEGGASFRSRQEESYCSAANNSILTTDAIDRLNRHPLHQLHLRTRSKQQAMAEYTPDEKLFERLRDKVIVLTGRASGIGAATVRLLDEHKAHVVFGDVNASAAYDNVVQHSSTATFVQCDVTKYEEFYRLFKTAYAKHGRIDHAISCAGIFEQGNCFDPGLTVDSVGEDPGNTQTMDVNVMGTLHCSRIAAVFPRETIQKGGNKSLVLLSSVNAFRESPGLFLLYQIYKHAIHGLLRSSRKTLFERDGIRVNAVCPGVTNIPMAAHVARPFREQGLSVPKPEQVAKIIVGLEVDESIQDKAFYIEGGGAWEFEDGFVREQPRWLGEKPTRRMRVNSEAVQKGALVPK; encoded by the exons ATGACTAGACAAAAGAGGCCTTCATCAGCTGTGCGGGCCATCGAAGGCGGCGCGTCATTCAGATCAAGGCAAGAGGAATCGTACTGCTCTGCCGCAAATAACAGCATCCTGACTACTGACGCTATCGACCGCCTGAACAGACACCCGTTACACCAACTGCATCTACGCACTCGCTCAAAGCAACAGGCCATGGCCGAGTACACCCCGGATGAGAAGCTATTCGAGAGACTACGGGACAAAGTCATTGTGCTTACAGGCAGAGCCAGTGGAATCGGTGCTGCCACCGTTCGTCTACTCGACGAACACAAGGCACATGTGGTCTTCGGAGATGTCAATGCCTCGGCTGCTTATGACAATGTGGTCCAACATAGCTCGACCGCAACGTTCGTCCAGTGCGATGTCACAAAGTACGAGGAATTCTACCGACTCTTCAAAACAGCTTACGCCAAGCATGGTCGCATCGATCATGCCATCTCTTGTGCTGGCATCTTCGAGCAAGGCAACTGCTTCGACCCTGGGTTGACGGTCGATAGCGTCGGCGAAGACCCCGGCAATACACAGACCATGGACGTCAATGTCATGGGCACACTGCATTGCTCTCGCATTGCAGCTGTATTCCCCCGCGAAACAATCCAGAAGGGTGGGAACAAGAGTCTAGTCCTGCTTTCAAGTGTCAACGCTTTCCGCGAGAGTCCAGGCCTCTTCCTCCTCTACCAAATATACAAACATGCCATTCACGGGCTCCTGCGCTCCTCGCGTAAGACTCTCTTCGAGCGGGATGGCATCCGTGTGAACGCAGTCTGCCCTGGAGTCACCAACATACCAATGGCTGCACACGTTGCTCGTCCTTTCCGAGAGCAAGGGCTCTCCGTACCAAAGCCCGAACAAGTTGCGAAGATCATCGTTGGCCTTGAAGTGGATGAATCTATCCAGGACAAAGCTTTCTACATCGAAGGTGGCGGAGCATGGGAGTTCGAAGATGGCTTCGTTCGTGAGCAGCCACGCTGGCTGGGTGAAAAGCCGACTCGTAGAATGAGAGTCAACAGTGAAGCCGTTCAAAAG GGCGCTTTAGTGCCAAAGTAG